The following proteins are encoded in a genomic region of Chryseobacterium cucumeris:
- a CDS encoding Na+/H+ antiporter — protein sequence MIHSYVIISIAVLLSVMILVMIGQKLKVAYPIFLVIAGLLISFVPGMPRIEIEPDLVFLIFLPPILFEAAWFTSWQDFHKWRKQIFSMAFGLVFLTSIVVAYLSSSIIPGLTVAMGFLLGGVNSPPDAVAATSVLKHMKIPKKITNILEGESLINDASSLIVFKFALAAVISGQFIWRDAVQDFFTMAIGGIAVGVAVGFLFGALLKVIPTNSNIDTIITLIVPYIMYVGAEHFHFSGVLAVVAGGLLMSYNSHCYLSHTSRIQSGNVWSVLIFLMNTIIFILIGLELPIVVEGMKEYTISEGIFYSVVIGGAIIGTRILYSYALMYFPRICSKELRLKVPKPDWREPFIISFAAMRGVVSLAAALSIPAFLPNGEAFPHRNIILFVTFVIILITLVGQGLLLAPILKLLNIQDAGSELPEEKQEVILMRKLKETALHKLDNDFSELAVTNSLVRHQKHKLENEMMLMADKAQCMASTGDYVSAINENKDVLRQIIQAQRNELHRMKREKIFDDHVMRTIEMQLDFDEAKITGFSHG from the coding sequence ATGATTCACAGCTATGTTATAATATCCATTGCAGTCCTGCTGTCTGTGATGATATTGGTAATGATCGGTCAGAAATTAAAAGTAGCTTACCCGATTTTTCTTGTCATTGCAGGATTACTGATAAGCTTTGTGCCGGGAATGCCGCGTATTGAAATAGAACCTGACCTTGTTTTTCTTATTTTCCTGCCGCCAATTTTGTTTGAGGCAGCCTGGTTTACCTCATGGCAGGATTTTCATAAATGGAGAAAACAGATTTTTTCAATGGCCTTTGGGTTGGTATTCTTAACCTCCATAGTCGTTGCTTATCTTTCATCTTCCATTATTCCAGGACTTACTGTGGCAATGGGCTTCCTGTTGGGAGGTGTCAATTCTCCGCCGGATGCAGTAGCTGCTACTTCGGTTCTGAAACATATGAAAATTCCTAAAAAGATCACTAATATTCTGGAAGGAGAAAGTTTGATCAATGATGCTTCCAGTTTAATTGTATTTAAATTTGCACTGGCCGCCGTTATTTCAGGACAGTTTATCTGGAGAGATGCCGTTCAGGATTTCTTCACGATGGCGATCGGTGGAATTGCTGTGGGAGTAGCAGTAGGCTTCCTGTTTGGAGCTTTATTAAAAGTTATTCCGACCAATTCCAATATCGATACCATTATTACCCTTATCGTACCTTATATTATGTATGTGGGAGCAGAACATTTCCATTTTTCGGGAGTATTGGCTGTAGTTGCCGGAGGTTTATTGATGTCTTATAATTCACATTGCTATTTAAGCCATACCTCAAGGATTCAGTCGGGGAATGTTTGGAGTGTTCTGATATTCCTGATGAATACCATCATCTTTATCCTGATTGGTCTTGAGCTTCCCATTGTAGTGGAAGGGATGAAAGAATATACCATTTCAGAAGGTATTTTCTACAGTGTAGTGATTGGCGGAGCGATTATCGGAACAAGAATTCTCTATAGTTACGCATTGATGTATTTCCCAAGAATCTGCTCTAAAGAATTAAGGTTAAAAGTTCCCAAACCGGATTGGAGGGAGCCTTTTATCATCAGTTTTGCAGCAATGAGAGGAGTGGTTTCACTGGCTGCAGCCTTGTCCATTCCTGCTTTTTTACCCAACGGAGAAGCATTTCCGCATAGGAATATTATTTTATTTGTAACCTTCGTGATCATATTGATCACTCTGGTAGGGCAGGGTTTATTGTTGGCGCCCATCTTGAAATTATTAAATATTCAGGATGCCGGAAGCGAATTGCCGGAAGAAAAACAGGAGGTCATTCTTATGCGTAAACTGAAGGAAACAGCATTGCACAAACTGGATAACGATTTTTCTGAATTAGCCGTAACGAACAGCCTTGTACGTCATCAAAAACACAAGCTGGAAAATGAAATGATGCTGATGGCAGACAAAGCCCAATGCATGGCTTCCACAGGAGATTATGTGTCCGCAATCAACGAAAACAAAGATGTTTTGAGACAGATCATTCAGGCACAGAGAAATGAGTTGCACAGAATGAAAAGAGAAAAGATCTTTGATGATCATGTGATGAGAACCATTGAAATGCAGCTGGATTTTGACGAAGCCAAGATCACAGGTTTTTCACATGGGTAA
- a CDS encoding SRPBCC domain-containing protein: MSTPITVQYTINAPAEKVWKALTDKNEMKSWYFDIQDFVWKQVRNSTSMNREVRINTITTHRF; encoded by the coding sequence ATGAGTACACCCATCACTGTTCAGTACACCATAAATGCTCCGGCTGAAAAAGTCTGGAAAGCATTAACCGATAAAAATGAGATGAAATCCTGGTATTTTGATATCCAGGATTTTGTTTGGAAACAGGTAAGGAATTCAACTTCTATGAACCGGGAGGTGAGAATAAATACCATCACCACGCACAGATTTTAG
- a CDS encoding bestrophin family protein has protein sequence MHSGKRFGAREFIIWTRRSIYALVILSAIPTVLYFLGWKFLSVPWQPIAIMGTAVAFIVGFKNNASYSRLWEARQIYGAIINDSRSFGYILRDALLSKDSGKVKEMFLRHYAWLTALRFQLREPRAWENMGTDQFDEYAKKYDIPERQSKLDEELKKYLSESELQYILSKKNRATQLIASQSKALSEVYEKGGINDFQWTQINQQLVKFTDNQGKAERIKNFPYPRNFSSITTYLLLLFIVFVPFGLLKEFDKLGEGTSVEGWTLWFNIPFSLLVTWCFHTLDSVGEASVNPFEGSPNDVPITQISRTIEIDMRDMLDESDLPPAITPKNNIVL, from the coding sequence ATGCATTCAGGAAAAAGATTCGGAGCCCGGGAGTTCATTATCTGGACCAGACGGAGCATTTACGCTTTGGTTATATTATCAGCTATTCCTACAGTCCTGTATTTTTTGGGCTGGAAGTTTCTTTCCGTTCCATGGCAGCCGATTGCGATCATGGGAACAGCAGTTGCCTTTATTGTTGGTTTTAAAAACAATGCCAGCTACAGCAGACTCTGGGAAGCAAGACAGATTTACGGAGCTATTATTAATGACAGCCGCAGTTTTGGGTATATCCTGAGAGATGCACTTCTTTCCAAAGACTCCGGTAAAGTAAAAGAAATGTTCCTTCGTCATTATGCATGGCTTACTGCATTGAGATTTCAGCTTCGTGAACCGCGAGCATGGGAAAACATGGGAACAGATCAGTTTGATGAATATGCTAAAAAATATGACATTCCGGAAAGACAGTCCAAACTGGATGAAGAATTGAAAAAATATCTTTCAGAATCTGAACTCCAGTATATTCTAAGCAAAAAAAACAGAGCGACTCAACTGATAGCCAGCCAGAGTAAAGCTTTATCCGAAGTTTACGAAAAAGGAGGAATCAATGATTTTCAATGGACACAGATCAACCAGCAATTGGTGAAGTTTACCGATAATCAGGGAAAAGCTGAAAGAATTAAAAACTTTCCCTATCCGAGAAATTTCTCTTCAATTACAACGTATCTTTTGCTTTTATTCATTGTTTTTGTGCCTTTTGGATTATTGAAGGAGTTTGATAAATTAGGTGAAGGAACATCGGTAGAAGGTTGGACATTGTGGTTCAATATTCCGTTTTCTTTACTGGTAACATGGTGCTTCCATACCTTGGACAGCGTGGGGGAGGCTTCGGTAAATCCTTTTGAAGGAAGTCCCAATGACGTTCCCATCACCCAGATCAGCCGTACAATTGAAATCGATATGAGAGATATGCTGGATGAATCTGATCTTCCGCCAGCCATTACTCCGAAGAATAATATCGTGCTTTAG